The sequence GGCTTCACCGTGCTGAGACACCATCAGGTACCGCCCAACGACGGTGGGTTGGCGCTCGGCCAGCTGATGGTGGCCGCGCGGGTGGCGGCCTCCCCGTGACGGCCGCGGGCCGAACACGCCGTACGGCACCGCGGCCCCGGACCGGTCGAAGCACCAATCCCACCGAACTCACCGCATTCCCCTGACTCACCGAACTCCCCACCGACCGAACCCCCTTGAGCGAGGAGAAGCCCCATGTGCCTGGCGGTACCCGGCAGAGTGCTGGAGATCGAGGACCGGGACGGCACCCGGATGGCCAGTGTCGACTTCGGCGGCGTGGTCAAGGAGGTGTGCTTGGAGTACCTGCCGGACCTCCAGGTCGGCGAGTACGCCATCGTGCACGTCGGTTTCGCGCTGCAACGCCTGGACGAGGAGTCCGCGAAGCAGACGCTGGAGCTGTTCGCCACGCTCGGGCTGCTCCAGGAGGAGTTCGGCGACCCGTGGGAGGCGGCCGCGGGCGGCGGCGCCCCGCCGTGGGCCGACGAGGACGCCGAACCGGGCGTGGCCAGCTCTTCCGGCGTATCCGGCACATCCAGCACGCCCAGCGCACACGCGGCACCCGCACCGAGCGGCGTGCCCGTACCGACCGGCTCGCACCAGCAAGGCAGCGGCCATGACACCGCCGGCCACGCCGACGGGCGGCCGGCACCGCGGGAGGCGCGGCAGCAGTGAAGTACATCGAGGAGTTCCAGGACCCCGAGCTGGCCCGCCGCCTGCTCGACGACATCGCGGCCACCGTGACCAGGCCGTGGGCGCTGATGGAGGTCTGCGGCGGCCAGACGCACACCATCATCCGGCACGGCATCGACCAGCTGCTGCCCAGCGAGATCGAGTTGATCCATGGACCGGGCTGCCCGGTGTGTGTCACCCCGCTGGAGGTGATCGACAAGGCACTGGAGATCGCGGCACGCCCCGGGGTGATCTTCTGCTCGTTCGGCGACATGCTGCGGGTGCCCGGCACCGACCGGGACCTGTTCCGGGTGCGCAGCGAGGGCGGCGACGTGCGGGTGGTGTACTCGCCGCTCGACGCGCTGAAGATCGCCCGGCAGAACCCGCGGCAGGAGGTGGTGTTCTTCGGCATCGGCTTCGAGACGACCGCGCCGCCGAACGCGATGACGGTGTACCAGGCCCGCAAGCTCGGCATCCGCAACTTCAGCATGCTGGTGTCGCATGTGCGGGTGCCCCCCGCGATCGAGGCGATCATGCGCTCGCCCGACTGCCGGGTGCAGGGCTTCCTCGCCGCCGGGCACGTGTGCAGCGTGATGGGCACCGCGGAGTACCCGGAGCTCGCCGAGCGGCACCACGTGCCCATCGTGGTCACCGGGTTCGAGCCGCTGGACATCCTGGAGGGCGTCCGCCGCACCGTGGCGCAGCTCGAACGCGGCGAGCACCGGGTGGAGAACGCCTACCCGCGCGCCGTGCGCGACGAGGGCAACCCGGCCGCGCAGGCGATGCTCGCGGACGTCTTCGAGGTCGGCGACCGGGCGTGGCGCGGGATCGGGGTGATCCCGGACAGCGGGTGGCGCCTGTCGCCGCGCTACCGGGAGTTCGACGCCGAGCACCGCTTCGCCGTGAGCGGCATCCGCACCGTGGAGCCGGCCGCCTGCCGGGCCGGCGAGGTGTTGCAGGGCCTGATCAAGCCGCACGAGTGCGAGGCGTTCGGCACCACCTGCACCCCGCGCAATCCGCTGGGCGCCACGATGGTCTCCAGCGAGGGCGCGTGTGCGGCGTACTACCTCTACCGGCGGCTCGACACCGCCCCGGCACGCATGGAGGCGAGCCCCGTTGCCTGAGACCACCCGAGAGCGGGCCACCCCGTCCGTGCCGGAGCCGACCGCACCGGACAGCGGCGCGACCGCGGGAACCACCACGGCCGCCGTACACACGACCACCGCCGGCAGCGCGACCGGCGAACCCCCCGTTCTCGACCTGCTGTCGTGGACCTGTCCGGCGCAGCTGCGCGACCAGCCGCGGGTGGTGATGGGGCACGGCGGGGGCGGCGCGATGTCGGCGGAACTCGTCGAGCACGTCTTCGCGCCCGCGTTCGGCGGCCCGGTGCTGGCGCAGCTCGGCGACGCGGCGGCGGTGTCGCTCGGCGGTGCCCGGCTGGCGTTCTCCACCGACTCGTTCGTGGTGCGGC comes from Streptomyces sp. NBC_00448 and encodes:
- the hypD gene encoding hydrogenase formation protein HypD, which produces MKYIEEFQDPELARRLLDDIAATVTRPWALMEVCGGQTHTIIRHGIDQLLPSEIELIHGPGCPVCVTPLEVIDKALEIAARPGVIFCSFGDMLRVPGTDRDLFRVRSEGGDVRVVYSPLDALKIARQNPRQEVVFFGIGFETTAPPNAMTVYQARKLGIRNFSMLVSHVRVPPAIEAIMRSPDCRVQGFLAAGHVCSVMGTAEYPELAERHHVPIVVTGFEPLDILEGVRRTVAQLERGEHRVENAYPRAVRDEGNPAAQAMLADVFEVGDRAWRGIGVIPDSGWRLSPRYREFDAEHRFAVSGIRTVEPAACRAGEVLQGLIKPHECEAFGTTCTPRNPLGATMVSSEGACAAYYLYRRLDTAPARMEASPVA